In Vanessa cardui chromosome 6, ilVanCard2.1, whole genome shotgun sequence, the following proteins share a genomic window:
- the LOC124530699 gene encoding elongation of very long chain fatty acids protein 7-like, which translates to MTVGIENTSGEKMAVSNNSFANTYNRLFVELADPRTNDWFLIKSPIPGLTIIGLYLYFTLKWGPRYMADKKPYQLQKTLVVYNFIQVLVSCWLFYEGLDAGWLRTYSWKCQPVDFSSTPEALRVARGVYIYFLAKMSELLDTVFFVIRKKERQITFLHLYHHTVMPMISWGATKYYPGGHGTLIGVINSFVHIIMYTYYMLAAMGPQYQKFLFWKKYITTLQMLQFCIAFIHSSQLLFYDCGYPRWSVVFTLPNSIFFYYLFYDFYYKAYGKPGDKKKVKKDEEVINKHTKSNGIANGVKSENGIVNGILNAGKKID; encoded by the exons ATGACAGTTGGAATTGAAAACACGAGCGGAGAGAAGATGGCGGTCTCGAACAACTCATTCGCGAACACATACAACCGCCTGTTTGTTGAATTAGctg ATCCTCGAACTAATGATTGGTTCCTCATTAAAAGCCCGATACCGGGGCTCACCATCATAGGATTGTATCTATATTTCACACTAAAATGGGGTCCACGTTACATGGCCGACAAAAAACCCTATCAGCTCCAGAAGACGTTAGTGGTCTACAACTTTATACAAGTTTTAGTTAGCTGCTGGTTGTTTTACGAG GGCCTCGACGCTGGTTGGTTGAGGACTTACAGTTGGAAATGTCAACCAGTTGATTTTTCGTCGACACCTGAAGCGTTGAGg gTAGCACGTGGTGTTTACATATATTTCCTAGCGAAAATGTCAGAACTACTCGACACGGTGTTCTTCGTTATACGAAAGAAAGAACGTCAGATCACCTTTTTACATTTGTACCACCACACCGTGATGCCTATGATATCCTGGGGAGCGACCAAGTACTATCCTGGAGGTCATGGAACACTGATAGGAGTCATCAACTCCTTCGTTCATATAATAATGTACACATATTATATGCTGGCGGCAATGGGACCTCAATACCAGAAATTCTTGTTCTGGAAGAAATATATCACAACATTACAAATG ctCCAGTTCTGCATCGCTTTCATTCATTCCTCCCAGCTGCTCTTCTACGACTGCGGCTACCCTCGCTGGTCCGTCGTCTTCACCCTTCCAAACTCCATCTTCTTCTACTACCTCTTCTACGACTTCTATTACAAGGCGTATGGTAAACCAGGAGAcaagaaaaaagtaaagaaagatGAAGAGGTCATCAATAAACACACGAAGTCGAATGGAATTGCAAATGGTGTTAAATCCGAAAACGGCATAGTTAATGGAATACTGAATGCAGGAAAGAAGATCGATTAA
- the LOC124530365 gene encoding elongation of very long chain fatty acids protein-like, with protein MSADVGLRFPVWDLSKSQYEETDYLPLVSTPGPVMVILAVYLLFVLKIGPALMVKREPYKLTTVLMLYNALQVVYSVYLVQKYFRHLLQHGLVPKTCYMNQEAERTEILFSIWLYFAAKVSELLDTVFFVLRKKDNQITFLHLYHHSVMMIGTWAYLKYWPSDTLFFIGFLNSLVHVFMYTYYGLSALGPKVAKYLFWKKYMTKFQLVQFVCIIIHYIAAVRNSECPPSSGVATFIGTNTAFFLILFLHFYRQSYSRRKNVSNGSAKKISKEL; from the exons ATGTCTGCGGATGTTGGACTACGATTTCCCGTCTGGGATTTAAGTAAGAGCCaat ATGAAGAAACAGATTATCTACCGCTCGTGTCAACGCCTGGGCCGGTGATGGTGATTTTAgcggtttatttattatttgtattgaagaTTGGACCCGCTTTAATGGTAAAGCGAGAACCCTATAAATTAACAACAGTACTGATGCTATACAACGCGCTACAAGTAGTTTATTCCGTATATTTAGTTCAAAAG tattttagacACTTATTACAACATGGGCTGGTACCGAAGACTTGTTACATGAACCAAGAGGCCGAACGGACCGAG ATTCTCTTTTCTATTTGGTTGTATTTCGCGGCCAAAGTTTCGGAACTTTTGGACACGGTTTTCTTCGTTCTTCGTAAAAAGGATAACCAGATCACCTTCCTCCATCTCTATCACCACTCCGTCATGATGATCGGGACCTGGGCCTACTTGAAATACTGGCCTTCGGACACGTTATTCTTCATCGGATTCCTCAATTCCCTGGTTCACGTGTTCATGTACACTTACTACGGCCTATCCGCTTTGGGCCCAAAGGTCGCCAAATACCTCTTTTGGAAGAAATACATGACGAAATTTCAGTTG GTGCAGTTCGTATGcattataatacattacatCGCAGCTGTACGAAACTCTGAATGCCCACCGTCGAGTGGGGTAGCGACTTTCATTGGCACCAATACCGCATTCTTCCTTATTCTATTTCTACATTTCTACAGGCAGAGTTACAGCAGACGGAAGAACGTCTCGAATGGCAGtgctaaaaaaataagtaaagaattatag